One window from the genome of Anticarsia gemmatalis isolate Benzon Research Colony breed Stoneville strain chromosome 8, ilAntGemm2 primary, whole genome shotgun sequence encodes:
- the LOC142974673 gene encoding thrombospondin type-1 domain-containing protein 7A-like isoform X1, translated as MSGAWWVTLATALVIAAADEASDPEGLLEPVAEPSTNNAEYSIYVGRWTDCDPRGAGEHAARTIERYLRTETDSLVHTPRLGLQRRQVQCRKKDGRFVEAMYCGPALAQIGTARVCVVREDCALAEWLPWRPRSDGALVRTRRLKRLPQGGGKECDVVEEVRPAALEASAHWTPGPWGQCRVAIETTSTPLPSITDDDDDADDNDAIYDDDDDDDDVEDDNRAAREAGCGGGVQRRDATCVRADGRALHPAQCAHAPMPTLVQPCEVPCPRDCEIGEWSEWGACQPTDGCPLFPVQQLTTTGYSVRRRRVISAASGGGAPCPPLEEKRTCSTPRCASWHALPWGPCVLNQPHTTCGPGKRTRELRCIGHDGKEAQRAWCSRIGAPARSESCRIACAGDCVVSAWAAWSKCSAPCAAATMPPPTRARRRHILAHAAPNGWPCPSEDLLLQNETCNTHACATYSWLATPWGPCERRRQDYVPVNNYTDLLDGETYNESDDEEPCIEEGEMVRDVMCVQNNADVVREALCAPLRRPASRRACTVRCRRGCRVEAWMPWSPCPNTCEPGKQVRIRVVHGGPSCGSRQETRDCPVSRSCRAKDASWIAGDWSTCRLPPAQRCGVGYRVRSIWCGSESHRVEAGACAGQLIPRSVAACRVTCEHSAPLTCDVICADPLKYLDVSDPDVPDCVCKNVSLELLPADSDCILPPGAECGEGRSLRAARCMVGGRDVPMDVCKEFHPLTGPSRVREASTDGYSYDLEFPSLLRGACTVRCARDCAVGTWGEWGPCASEPGSRAAFRFRTREVIEEGSGGGRECGATLQRATCGVSEPRWALGDWSVCAPLRALCGRAIINRTVTCVDAEGQVLDEATCEASGAGAAPSREATCRAPCPADCVVSTWSDWSPCEQTKWGGRRDRTRVVLRPADDGGAACPHLVGAEPCSPHAYSWHVAPWDDCQPLGGSPCGEGTKKRAVRCLRSDGIFVNDSFCPNTTATEAKESWCYVPCGVDCELSEWGAWDSSACSCGDASTARHMRRTRQHLTAAVWPGRACPPTEQRAPCPREPCMRLVARPSLGCHIQVTNESSSGEEADGACGWGVKVSQARCELTSVGDDTADTFLQPWRCANVLPGRIVAPPMHYQEDEVCEVECGCKQSESGQPGPWGSWGPCRSGARSRTRQLLVPARRACSTPSRYVTIEWANCTGEMDEIPDLLAIEPRDDKPRRAWVDRDVYHDGYIEGSSSVLAVVWTATIVLSFYGAFMLYRGFIRCLRSRKLKTITKV; from the exons GTATTGCGGTCCTGCGCTCGCGCAGATCGGCACGGCGCGCGTGTGTGTCGTTCGAGAAGATTGTGCCTTAGCTGAGTGGCTGCCGTGGAGGCCACGATCTGATGGTGCTCTGGTCAGGACTAGGCGACTCAAACGATTACCGCAAG GTGGAGGCAAGGAGTGTGACGTGGTGGAGGAAGTCCGTCCAGCGGCGTTGGAAGCCAGTGCGCACTGGACCCCGGGACCTTGGGGACAATGCCGAGTCGCTATCGAGACTACTAGCACACCCTTGCCAT CAATAACAGACGATGATGATGACGCCGATGACAATGACGCGATCTACGACGAcgatgatgacgatgacgacGTGGAGGACGACAACCGTGCCGCGAGGGAGGCGGGCTGTGGGGGAGGAGTGCAGCGGAGGGACGCGACCTGTGTGCGAGCTGATGGAAGAGCGCTGCATCCCGCGCAGTGCGCACACGCTCCCATGCCGACGCTTGTGCAACCTTGTGAG GTTCCTTGCCCACGTGACTGTGAAATTGGAGAATGGAGCGAGTGGGGCGCTTGCCAACCAACTGATGGATGTCCGCTGTTCCCCGTGCAGCAACTTACTACTACCG GCTACAGCGTCCGTCGTCGCCGTGTAATCTCAGCAGCATCAGGCGGCGGGGCCCCGTGTCCCCCTCTGGAAGAGAAGCGCACGTGCAGCACACCACGCTGTGCCTCGTGGCACGCGCTCCCGTGGGGCCCCTGCGTGCTCAACCAGCCGCACACGACCTGTGGACCCGGCAAGCGGACCAGGGAGCTGAGATGTATTGGTCATGACGGA AAGGAAGCCCAACGCGCATGGTGCAGTCGCATCGGCGCACCAGCTCGCTCTGAGAGTTGTCGCATCGCCTGCGCCGGTGACTGCGTGGTGTCCGCCTGGGCCGCCTGGTCCAAGTGCTCAGCTCCTTGTGCTGCTGCCACCATGCCTCCGCCCACCAGGGCCCGACGACGGCATATACTGGCACATGCTGCTCCTA ACGGCTGGCCATGTCCATCAGAAGACCTGCTCCTGCAGAACGAGACGTGCAACACTCACGCCTGTGCCACTTACTCCTGGCTCGCGACTCCCTGGGGACCTTGCGAACGACGCAGACAAGACTACGTGCCTGTTAACAATTACACTGACTTATTG GACGGTGAAACGTACAATGAGAGCGATGACGAAGAACCTTGTATAGAAGAAGGCGAGATGGTCAGAGATGTGATGTGTGTTCAGAATAATGCTGATGTTGTGCGTGAAGCTCT atGTGCTCCTCTCCGTCGCCCGGCGTCTCGTCGTGCGTGTACAGTGCGGTGTCGACGAGGTTGTAGAGTTGAAGCCTGGATGCCGTGGTCACCCTGCCCTAATACTTgtg AGCCCGGCAAGCAAGTCCGTATACGTGTAGTCCACGGTGGACCGAGCTGTGGTTCTCGGCAGGAGACCCGTGACTGTCCCGTGTCGCGCTCGTGCCGGGCCAAGGACGCGTCGTGGATCGCCGGCGACTGGAGCACGTGCCGTCTGCCGCCCGCGCAGAGGTGCGGCGTGGGATACCGAGTGAGGA GTATATGGTGCGGTTCAGAGTCTCACCGGGTGGAGGCGGGGGCGTGCGCCGGTCAGCTGATCCCACGCAGTGTCGCCGCCTGTCGGGTCACTTGCGAACATTCCGCGCCGCTCACCTGTGACGTCATCTGCGCTGATCCACTCAA ataCTTGGATGTCTCAGACCCTGATGTTCCAGACTGCGTTTGCAAAAACGTCTCCTTGGAGCTGTTGCCGGCTGATTCTGATTGTATCCTCCCACCAGG ggCGGAATGTGGTGAAGGCAGGTCGTTACGTGCAGCTCGTTGTATGGTCGGTGGACGAGATGTACCCATGGATGTGTGCAAGGAGTTCCATCCACTTACTG GTCCAAGCCGAGTCCGCGAAGCATCAACAGACGGTTACTCATACGACCTGGAGTTTCCCTCGCTACTGCGTGGTGCGTGCACGGTGCGGTGCGCTCGCGACTGTGCTGTGGGCACGTGGGGAGAATGGGGACCTTGTGCCTCCGAGCCAGGGTCTAGGGCTGCCTTCAGATTTAGGACTAG AGAGGTGATAGAGGAGGGCTCAGGCGGAGGGCGGGAGTGCGGCGCCACGCTGCAGCGCGCCACGTGCGGCGTGTCGGAGCCGCGCTGGGCGCTCGGCGACTGGAGCGTGTGCGCGCCGCTCAGGGCGCTCTGCGGGAGGGCCATCATTAACAGGACTGTCAC TTGTGTAGACGCAGAAGGTCAAGTACTAGACGAGGCGACGTGTGAAGCGTCTGGAGCAGGCGCAGCTCCGTCCCGTGAAGCAACATGCCGGGCGCCGTGCCCTGCTGACTGTGTCGTCAGTACCTGGTCTGATTGGAGCCCTTGTGAACag ACGAAATGGGGAGGTCGTCGTGACCGCACTCGTGTAGTACTCCGACCAGCTGACGACGGAGGAGCCGCATGTCCTCATCTAGTTGGAGCTGAACCTTGCTCCCCTCACGCTTACTCCTGGCACGTTGCACCGTGGGATGACTGCCAGCCATTAG gTGGATCTCCATGCGGTGAAGGTACAAAGAAGAGAGCGGTCCGATGTCTACGAAGTGATGGAATATTTGTCAACGATTCTTTCTGCCCG AATACGACAGCGACAGAAGCCAAAGAGTCGTGGTGCTACGTGCCTTGTGGAGTGGACTGTGAGCTCAGTGAGTGGGGAGCGTGGGACTCGTCGGCTTGCTCTTGTGGAGATGCTTCTACGGCACGACACATGCGCAGGACTAG GCAACACTTAACGGCGGCAGTATGGCCGGGTCGCGCGTGTCCCCCCACTGAGCAGCGCGCTCCGTGCCCGCGGGAACCTTGCATGAGACTCGTCGCCAGACCTTCACTCGGCTGCCACATACAGGTAACCAATGAG TCATCATCAGGCGAGGAAGCGGACGGTGCTTGCGGTTGGGGTGTGAAGGTGTCTCAGGCGCGCTGCGAGCTGACGTCAGTGGGAGATGACACCGCTGACACGTTCCTGCAGCCGTGGCGCTGTGCCAACGTGCTGCCTGGAAGGATTGTTGCCCCGCCCATGCACTACCAG GAGGACGAAGTATGCGAAGTGGAATGTGGATGTAAGCAGTCGGAGTCAGGTCAGCCTGGACCGTGGGGCTCCTGGGGTCCTTGCCGCAGTGGAGCTCGCTCCCGCACTCGACAACTACTGGTGCCTGCTCGACGAGCTTGCAGTACTCCTTCCAG aTACGTGACAATCGAATGGGCGAACTGCACGGGTGAAATGGACGAGATTCCTGACTTGCTGGCCATAGAACCGCGCGATGACAAACCGCGCCGCGCCTGGGTCGACCGTGACGTCTACCATGATGGATATATCG AGGGCAGTAGTTCAGTACTGGCAGTGGTTTGGACGGCGACCATCGTGCTCAGCTTCTACGGAGCGTTCATGTTGTATCGTGGATTTATcag GTGTCTGAGGAGTAGAAAACTGAAGACGATCACCAAAGTGTAA
- the LOC142974673 gene encoding thrombospondin type-1 domain-containing protein 7A-like isoform X2: MSGAWWVTLATALVIAAADEASDPEGLLEPVAEPSTNNAEYSIYVGRWTDCDPRGAGEHAARTIERYLRTETDSLVHTPRLGLQRRQVQCRKKDGRFVEAMYCGPALAQIGTARVCVVREDCALAEWLPWRPRSDGALVRTRRLKRLPQGGGKECDVVEEVRPAALEASAHWTPGPWGQCRVAIETTSTPLPSITDDDDDADDNDAIYDDDDDDDDVEDDNRAAREAGCGGGVQRRDATCVRADGRALHPAQCAHAPMPTLVQPCEVPCPRDCEIGEWSEWGACQPTDGCPLFPVQQLTTTGYSVRRRRVISAASGGGAPCPPLEEKRTCSTPRCASWHALPWGPCVLNQPHTTCGPGKRTRELRCIGHDGKEAQRAWCSRIGAPARSESCRIACAGDCVVSAWAAWSKCSAPCAAATMPPPTRARRRHILAHAAPNGWPCPSEDLLLQNETCNTHACATYSWLATPWGPCERRRQDYVPVNNYTDLLDGETYNESDDEEPCIEEGEMVRDVMCVQNNADVVREALCAPLRRPASRRACTVRCRRGCRVEAWMPWSPCPNTCEPGKQVRIRVVHGGPSCGSRQETRDCPVSRSCRAKDASWIAGDWSTCRLPPAQRCGVGYRVRSIWCGSESHRVEAGACAGQLIPRSVAACRVTCEHSAPLTCDVICADPLKYLDVSDPDVPDCVCKNVSLELLPADSDCILPPGAECGEGRSLRAARCMVGGRDVPMDVCKEFHPLTGPSRVREASTDGYSYDLEFPSLLRGACTVRCARDCAVGTWGEWGPCASEPGSRAAFRFRTREVIEEGSGGGRECGATLQRATCGVSEPRWALGDWSVCAPLRALCGRAIINRTVTCVDAEGQVLDEATCEASGAGAAPSREATCRAPCPADCVVSTWSDWSPCEQTKWGGRRDRTRVVLRPADDGGAACPHLVGAEPCSPHAYSWHVAPWDDCQPLGGSPCGEGTKKRAVRCLRSDGIFVNDSFCPNTTATEAKESWCYVPCGVDCELSEWGAWDSSACSCGDASTARHMRRTRQHLTAAVWPGRACPPTEQRAPCPREPCMRLVARPSLGCHIQSSSGEEADGACGWGVKVSQARCELTSVGDDTADTFLQPWRCANVLPGRIVAPPMHYQEDEVCEVECGCKQSESGQPGPWGSWGPCRSGARSRTRQLLVPARRACSTPSRYVTIEWANCTGEMDEIPDLLAIEPRDDKPRRAWVDRDVYHDGYIEGSSSVLAVVWTATIVLSFYGAFMLYRGFIRCLRSRKLKTITKV; the protein is encoded by the exons GTATTGCGGTCCTGCGCTCGCGCAGATCGGCACGGCGCGCGTGTGTGTCGTTCGAGAAGATTGTGCCTTAGCTGAGTGGCTGCCGTGGAGGCCACGATCTGATGGTGCTCTGGTCAGGACTAGGCGACTCAAACGATTACCGCAAG GTGGAGGCAAGGAGTGTGACGTGGTGGAGGAAGTCCGTCCAGCGGCGTTGGAAGCCAGTGCGCACTGGACCCCGGGACCTTGGGGACAATGCCGAGTCGCTATCGAGACTACTAGCACACCCTTGCCAT CAATAACAGACGATGATGATGACGCCGATGACAATGACGCGATCTACGACGAcgatgatgacgatgacgacGTGGAGGACGACAACCGTGCCGCGAGGGAGGCGGGCTGTGGGGGAGGAGTGCAGCGGAGGGACGCGACCTGTGTGCGAGCTGATGGAAGAGCGCTGCATCCCGCGCAGTGCGCACACGCTCCCATGCCGACGCTTGTGCAACCTTGTGAG GTTCCTTGCCCACGTGACTGTGAAATTGGAGAATGGAGCGAGTGGGGCGCTTGCCAACCAACTGATGGATGTCCGCTGTTCCCCGTGCAGCAACTTACTACTACCG GCTACAGCGTCCGTCGTCGCCGTGTAATCTCAGCAGCATCAGGCGGCGGGGCCCCGTGTCCCCCTCTGGAAGAGAAGCGCACGTGCAGCACACCACGCTGTGCCTCGTGGCACGCGCTCCCGTGGGGCCCCTGCGTGCTCAACCAGCCGCACACGACCTGTGGACCCGGCAAGCGGACCAGGGAGCTGAGATGTATTGGTCATGACGGA AAGGAAGCCCAACGCGCATGGTGCAGTCGCATCGGCGCACCAGCTCGCTCTGAGAGTTGTCGCATCGCCTGCGCCGGTGACTGCGTGGTGTCCGCCTGGGCCGCCTGGTCCAAGTGCTCAGCTCCTTGTGCTGCTGCCACCATGCCTCCGCCCACCAGGGCCCGACGACGGCATATACTGGCACATGCTGCTCCTA ACGGCTGGCCATGTCCATCAGAAGACCTGCTCCTGCAGAACGAGACGTGCAACACTCACGCCTGTGCCACTTACTCCTGGCTCGCGACTCCCTGGGGACCTTGCGAACGACGCAGACAAGACTACGTGCCTGTTAACAATTACACTGACTTATTG GACGGTGAAACGTACAATGAGAGCGATGACGAAGAACCTTGTATAGAAGAAGGCGAGATGGTCAGAGATGTGATGTGTGTTCAGAATAATGCTGATGTTGTGCGTGAAGCTCT atGTGCTCCTCTCCGTCGCCCGGCGTCTCGTCGTGCGTGTACAGTGCGGTGTCGACGAGGTTGTAGAGTTGAAGCCTGGATGCCGTGGTCACCCTGCCCTAATACTTgtg AGCCCGGCAAGCAAGTCCGTATACGTGTAGTCCACGGTGGACCGAGCTGTGGTTCTCGGCAGGAGACCCGTGACTGTCCCGTGTCGCGCTCGTGCCGGGCCAAGGACGCGTCGTGGATCGCCGGCGACTGGAGCACGTGCCGTCTGCCGCCCGCGCAGAGGTGCGGCGTGGGATACCGAGTGAGGA GTATATGGTGCGGTTCAGAGTCTCACCGGGTGGAGGCGGGGGCGTGCGCCGGTCAGCTGATCCCACGCAGTGTCGCCGCCTGTCGGGTCACTTGCGAACATTCCGCGCCGCTCACCTGTGACGTCATCTGCGCTGATCCACTCAA ataCTTGGATGTCTCAGACCCTGATGTTCCAGACTGCGTTTGCAAAAACGTCTCCTTGGAGCTGTTGCCGGCTGATTCTGATTGTATCCTCCCACCAGG ggCGGAATGTGGTGAAGGCAGGTCGTTACGTGCAGCTCGTTGTATGGTCGGTGGACGAGATGTACCCATGGATGTGTGCAAGGAGTTCCATCCACTTACTG GTCCAAGCCGAGTCCGCGAAGCATCAACAGACGGTTACTCATACGACCTGGAGTTTCCCTCGCTACTGCGTGGTGCGTGCACGGTGCGGTGCGCTCGCGACTGTGCTGTGGGCACGTGGGGAGAATGGGGACCTTGTGCCTCCGAGCCAGGGTCTAGGGCTGCCTTCAGATTTAGGACTAG AGAGGTGATAGAGGAGGGCTCAGGCGGAGGGCGGGAGTGCGGCGCCACGCTGCAGCGCGCCACGTGCGGCGTGTCGGAGCCGCGCTGGGCGCTCGGCGACTGGAGCGTGTGCGCGCCGCTCAGGGCGCTCTGCGGGAGGGCCATCATTAACAGGACTGTCAC TTGTGTAGACGCAGAAGGTCAAGTACTAGACGAGGCGACGTGTGAAGCGTCTGGAGCAGGCGCAGCTCCGTCCCGTGAAGCAACATGCCGGGCGCCGTGCCCTGCTGACTGTGTCGTCAGTACCTGGTCTGATTGGAGCCCTTGTGAACag ACGAAATGGGGAGGTCGTCGTGACCGCACTCGTGTAGTACTCCGACCAGCTGACGACGGAGGAGCCGCATGTCCTCATCTAGTTGGAGCTGAACCTTGCTCCCCTCACGCTTACTCCTGGCACGTTGCACCGTGGGATGACTGCCAGCCATTAG gTGGATCTCCATGCGGTGAAGGTACAAAGAAGAGAGCGGTCCGATGTCTACGAAGTGATGGAATATTTGTCAACGATTCTTTCTGCCCG AATACGACAGCGACAGAAGCCAAAGAGTCGTGGTGCTACGTGCCTTGTGGAGTGGACTGTGAGCTCAGTGAGTGGGGAGCGTGGGACTCGTCGGCTTGCTCTTGTGGAGATGCTTCTACGGCACGACACATGCGCAGGACTAG GCAACACTTAACGGCGGCAGTATGGCCGGGTCGCGCGTGTCCCCCCACTGAGCAGCGCGCTCCGTGCCCGCGGGAACCTTGCATGAGACTCGTCGCCAGACCTTCACTCGGCTGCCACATACAG TCATCATCAGGCGAGGAAGCGGACGGTGCTTGCGGTTGGGGTGTGAAGGTGTCTCAGGCGCGCTGCGAGCTGACGTCAGTGGGAGATGACACCGCTGACACGTTCCTGCAGCCGTGGCGCTGTGCCAACGTGCTGCCTGGAAGGATTGTTGCCCCGCCCATGCACTACCAG GAGGACGAAGTATGCGAAGTGGAATGTGGATGTAAGCAGTCGGAGTCAGGTCAGCCTGGACCGTGGGGCTCCTGGGGTCCTTGCCGCAGTGGAGCTCGCTCCCGCACTCGACAACTACTGGTGCCTGCTCGACGAGCTTGCAGTACTCCTTCCAG aTACGTGACAATCGAATGGGCGAACTGCACGGGTGAAATGGACGAGATTCCTGACTTGCTGGCCATAGAACCGCGCGATGACAAACCGCGCCGCGCCTGGGTCGACCGTGACGTCTACCATGATGGATATATCG AGGGCAGTAGTTCAGTACTGGCAGTGGTTTGGACGGCGACCATCGTGCTCAGCTTCTACGGAGCGTTCATGTTGTATCGTGGATTTATcag GTGTCTGAGGAGTAGAAAACTGAAGACGATCACCAAAGTGTAA